Proteins encoded in a region of the Podarcis muralis chromosome 6, rPodMur119.hap1.1, whole genome shotgun sequence genome:
- the FAM241B gene encoding protein FAM241B, which produces MVQILANGDIVQDDDPRVRQSTQNRGTSSRPGFFNMNAGPAPQQHYRQQQQQQQQPQDAARPGERSLLSDINQQLVNMGFLTWNLGNQVVEPVMSILLLLLLMMVGVRGLLLVGLIYVVSHLSQR; this is translated from the exons ATGGTGCAGATTTTGGCCAACGGCGACATCGTACAAGATGATGACCCTCGAGTGCGACAGAGCACTCAGAACAGAGGAACCTCCTCTCGGCCG GGTTTTTTCAACATGAACGCAGGCCCTGCTCCACAACAACACTAccgccaacagcagcagcagcagcagcagcctcaggatGCAGCAAGGCCAGGGGAGCGCTCACTGCTTTCAGACATCAATCAACAGTTGGTGAACATGGGATTCCTCACGTGGAACCTTGGAAACCAGGTGGTGGAGCCAGTCATGTccatcctgctgctgctccttctcatGATGGTTGGCGTGCGTGGCCTACTCTTGGTGGGCCTCATCTACGTTGTCTCTCACTTAAGCCAGCGATGA